Below is a window of Mucilaginibacter sp. PAMC 26640 DNA.
GTTTTATCCCGGCGCAGCTATCGCCACACTGGAGTTGCTTGAAAAGCTTGGTGTGGAGGTGGCTTATCCGGCTCAGCAAACCTGCTGCGGGCAGCCTATGGCCAATTCCGGTTACGAACACCTAACCGGGGGTTGCAATGATCTGTTTGTAAAAAACTTTGCAGCGTATGATTACATCGTATCACCCTCTGGCAGTTGTGCCCTGCACATTAAGGAGCACCTGCACGCGCAAGATAACGAGCAAGCTGCACTCGGGATCCGCAAAAAGATCTATGAGCTTACGGAGTTTTTAACCGATGTATTAAAAGTAGAAAAATTAACCGCGAAGTTTCCGCACAAGGTGGGGCTGCATCAAAGCTGCCACGGGCAACGCGGACTCAAACTAGCGCAAATGACGGAGCTGACTGCTGCGCCTTTTTCTAAACCCGGCAGTTTGTTAAATATGGTGGAAGGCATACAAATGGTGGAGCTTACGCGGGCAGACGAGTGCTGTGGTTTCGGCGGTACTTTTTGCGTGGCAGAGGAGGCGGTATCTGCCAAGATGGGTAAGGATCGCGTGG
It encodes the following:
- a CDS encoding Fe-S oxidoreductase, whose product is MKVGLFIPCYVDQFYPGAAIATLELLEKLGVEVAYPAQQTCCGQPMANSGYEHLTGGCNDLFVKNFAAYDYIVSPSGSCALHIKEHLHAQDNEQAALGIRKKIYELTEFLTDVLKVEKLTAKFPHKVGLHQSCHGQRGLKLAQMTELTAAPFSKPGSLLNMVEGIQMVELTRADECCGFGGTFCVAEEAVSAKMGKDRVADHIQNGAEYITAADLSCLMHMEGILKRQNSKVKVIHIAEILNGVKEEAI